Genomic segment of Nostoc sp. TCL240-02:
TTATCGTCAATTATCAACTTTCTAACCGCACTTTCATATTTCTGACGATCCTGAAAACCAAGAGATTCTGAAATCTTAGCTAAAACTTCCGTTTCTCTTACAGGATAGCGAGATATCAAGGAGTTATAATCCTTCTTTTGCACATATTCATCGAAAATAACTTTTTCTTTCTTTAATTAATTCGCTTTTTAAATCGATTTCAATACTAAATATATCTTGATTCAGGATATCCTTATGCTTGGGTAATACTCCCATAATTTTGCTACGAACTCTTTTTTCACTTAAGCGAGATGACAATCTATCTTTATGCTTACAAATGTTAGGAATAATAGACGATAAAGCTTTATCCTTTAAAGCCACTGGATCTTCTCCAGTAGTATTCGCAACTCTATTTGCAATCTTATTTATAATTTCTACATGATAGTAAAGTGACTCAACAGAGTAGCAAGATAAAGCAAATATTCCTTTTTCAATTAGCTTATGAATTTGTTCTTGAGTGCGATCGTCTACATCAATTAACCCAAATGCATTTATCCAGTGAAGCTCCTCAGTTCTTTTTATGCCCTCAACAGCCCTCTCAACATTGACGCAATTGCCTTGAGGTATTACTGATACATCTGGATATATCAACTGATAAATTTGCCTGTCTAGACTCTCATACTCGCCTTCTATGAATAATATATTCCTTTTTGCACCGAGAATATCCTTTTTTAGGTCTTGGGAAATGTTTTCTGATGCGGTTATTAAATCAGCGTCCCAACCAGTTATAGTATTTCCTGACCAAGTACATCCTCTTACCATTAGTACACTAGAACTCGGATTATCCAAGGGAAGAAATACATAGTGGGTTGATATGATGAAGGTACAATCCGCACGTTTTTGAAAAAGTGATGATAATAATGGTGAAACGATAGAACGATGCAAATGCCTCTCAGGTTCGTCAATAATAATTAGTGATCCAGATTTTGCCGTTAACACATCAGCAGCGATTAAAAGCGCATTTCTTTCTCCGTCAGATAGCTCCGCAACACTGTAATAATCATTGCCATTCTTTGTTGCAAAAAGTTGAGCGTCTTGTCCTAGATTAATCTTAACTGTAATATTTGCAGTAGCTAACAATTCATTAATAGTATTTATAGGAGCTTCATTACATGATAGTGCTTTTGCCGTATCAATATCTTTGTTATCAACAGCTGTAGCGATACTTCTGGCTCTAATATTTTCAGAATCAATCAAATCAAAGATCGATAAGCTTGATCTTTGTTCATAATAGTCATCCATCCATCTTGATTGAATATTAGCATCAGAACTCATTATACTGACTTCAATCTGTTTTTTTGATGCTGCCGTCATTTCCATTGCATTAGATCTGAACCATGTTTTTCGATGTGCCAATATTCTCTTACTATTATTACGATTGTTGGTATACAAGTGCTGCATAAGACTAGACTTGCCTACACCATTCGCACGAGTAATGAGTAATAAGTAATAAGTAATGAGTAAATACCAGAAGTGTTGAATGTTAAGAAAAATCCGATAAAAATAGCCCAAAATATGGTAGTTTTGGGCTAAGGCTTAAAATATATTAGTTTGATTGTGATTATAAATTCATTTCCCAAAATTGTCAAAGATATACTGAAAAGCCTGCCAAAAAACGATTATCCAGTATTGAACAGTCGTCTGTTTTTTGAGTGCTGGCTATCCTATGCCCTGGATAACAGCTTAACAAGTATGCGAGATTTGTTTAACAGATTAAATAACAATTGTTTTGAGGTAGATATTTCTACTTTCTCTAAAGCAAATTTACATCGAAGCCAAAAACCTTTTCAAGAGATTTACCAAAAATTAAATGAATTAGTACAGAAGAAAGTTCAAAAAAAGTTACACAATAAATATGCAATTTGTCCAATAGATTCAACAATTATTACTCTCACAAGTAAATTGTTATGGGTACTAGGTCATCATCAAGTCAAGCTGTTTAGTTCCTTAAATCTCTCCACAGGAAGCCCAGAAGATAACTTCATCAATTTTGGACATGACCATGATTATAAATTTGGTTCCAAAATGATGTCTAGTCTCCCAATAAATGCTGTTGGAGTAATGGATAGGGGTTTTGCTGGATTAAAATTTATCCAAGAATTAGTACAAGAAAACAAATATTTTGTTTTGCGGATAAAAAACAATTGGAAACTAGAATTTGATGGCTCAAATGGATTGGTCAAAGTTGGTGCATCTGATGATGCTCAAGCTTATAGAGTAATTAATTTCTGTGATTTAGAGACAAAAACCGAGTTTCGCTTAGTGACTAATTTACCAGAGTCGGGAGATGCAGCTGTTCATGATGATGAAATTAGGGATATTTATCGATTACGTTGGGGAGTTGAATTGTTGTGGAAGTTTTTAAAGATGCACTTAAAACTTGACAAACTCATTACCAAAAACGTCAATGGTATTACCATACAAATTTACGTGAGCTTGATAGCCTATCTGATTTTACAGCTTTTATCTATTCCCGAACAATGGGGACATACACTATTAGATAAATTCCGCTATCTTCAATCTTGTATGTGTCAGAAAATCAGCTATGTTCATTGGTTTGAGGAGATGATGTTTTGCTGACTAATTTAAGCTTTTGAGACTTAGTGTAACTAATAATGTAAAGTTTTGTATCAGCATTCAACATTTCTGCATTCGCACCTAGTACAAAAATAACTCCCCCTTCTCTTAAAGGGATATTTATAGGCTCTGATATGCTTGAATTGAAACTAAATAAAAATTGTTAATTCATCAATAAACTTCCATATCTATGATTTCCTTTGTGTCAGCTTTCATATTGCTAATTTAGCCAGACAACTTCAGCCTAACATGACAACTATAAGCAATAACGCCTAAAAAAATGTCTTGATCGCTTCGATCTCTTGTAGTTTTTCAACAGACGATGGATCGCTCTCAACCTAAAATCTGAAATAGTGACTGCAATTGCATTCACTATTTCAGATTTTACGATCGCAATTTTTCAAAATACTTAAAGCCACCGCCTCTGCTACCTTAATCCCATCAATACCAGCCGAGAGAATTCCCCCTGCATATCCCGCGCCTTCACCAGCCGGATAAAGACCGACTGTATTTAAACTCTGATAATCCTCTTTGCGTTTAATCCGAATCGGTGATGACGTGCGGGTTTCCACCCCAGTCAAAACGGCATCATCCATCGCAAAACCTTTAATTTGTTTATCAAAAGCGGGAATGGCTTCACGAATGGCTGCGATCGCATAATCTGGT
This window contains:
- a CDS encoding AAA family ATPase, with protein sequence MGYFYRIFLNIQHFWYLLITYYLLLITRANGVGKSSLMQHLYTNNRNNSKRILAHRKTWFRSNAMEMTAASKKQIEVSIMSSDANIQSRWMDDYYEQRSSLSIFDLIDSENIRARSIATAVDNKDIDTAKALSCNEAPINTINELLATANITVKINLGQDAQLFATKNGNDYYSVAELSDGERNALLIAADVLTAKSGSLIIIDEPERHLHRSIVSPLLSSLFQKRADCTFIISTHYVFLPLDNPSSSVLMVRGCTWSGNTITGWDADLITASENISQDLKKDILGAKRNILFIEGEYESLDRQIYQLIYPDVSVIPQGNCVNVERAVEGIKRTEELHWINAFGLIDVDDRTQEQIHKLIEKGIFALSCYSVESLYYHVEIINKIANRVANTTGEDPVALKDKALSSIIPNICKHKDRLSSRLSEKRVRSKIMGVLPKHKDILNQDIFSIEIDLKSELIKERKSYFR
- a CDS encoding IS4 family transposase, which codes for MIINSFPKIVKDILKSLPKNDYPVLNSRLFFECWLSYALDNSLTSMRDLFNRLNNNCFEVDISTFSKANLHRSQKPFQEIYQKLNELVQKKVQKKLHNKYAICPIDSTIITLTSKLLWVLGHHQVKLFSSLNLSTGSPEDNFINFGHDHDYKFGSKMMSSLPINAVGVMDRGFAGLKFIQELVQENKYFVLRIKNNWKLEFDGSNGLVKVGASDDAQAYRVINFCDLETKTEFRLVTNLPESGDAAVHDDEIRDIYRLRWGVELLWKFLKMHLKLDKLITKNVNGITIQIYVSLIAYLILQLLSIPEQWGHTLLDKFRYLQSCMCQKISYVHWFEEMMFC